The Mucilaginibacter mallensis genome has a segment encoding these proteins:
- a CDS encoding MGH1-like glycoside hydrolase domain-containing protein has product MKIGLIVFAFFTLVISNYCFGQKHLLSTEKLKSYTSYFNSIDTETVKNYITNDHAYEWLAANVPLFECPDSAIEKIYYYRWWTFRKHLVKTPDGFVFTEFITNVNWAGEYNTVSSALGHQIYEGRWLRDQEYIKGYINFWLFDDPKQAKPHLHAFSSWMDDAVYNFYLTNPDKAFIKQALPALNNDYNQWEKEHQLADKLYWQFDVKDAMEESISGGRKVKNIRPTINSYMYGNANALAKMATLVGNNTLQTKYQQKATELKKLVQDSLWDDSAKFFEVRKPDGKFANAREELGFIPWYFNLPDDNAKYAEQWDQLTDTKGFDAPWGITTAERRHPLFRTHGTGHGCEWDGAVWPFATTQTLKALGNLLTNYTNQNNMSAKVFYDEFHKYAMSHIKRGVPYLGEYQDEKTGYWLKGDNPRSSYYNHSGFCDLVINDLVGLKPRADNVLEVFPLIPQDQWVWFCLDNVAYHGHIIGIVWDKTGTKYHHGAGFFIYADGKIIYHGAELKHITTTLKS; this is encoded by the coding sequence ATGAAGATCGGGCTAATTGTATTCGCGTTTTTTACATTGGTAATAAGCAATTATTGCTTTGGCCAAAAGCATTTGCTTAGCACAGAGAAGCTAAAGTCGTATACTAGTTATTTTAATTCCATTGATACCGAAACGGTAAAAAACTATATTACTAACGATCATGCTTATGAATGGCTGGCAGCTAACGTGCCGCTCTTCGAGTGCCCTGATTCAGCTATTGAAAAGATCTATTATTACCGCTGGTGGACGTTCAGGAAACACCTGGTTAAAACGCCAGATGGTTTTGTTTTTACTGAATTCATAACCAATGTAAACTGGGCCGGCGAATATAATACAGTAAGCAGCGCTTTGGGGCACCAGATATACGAGGGACGCTGGTTGCGCGATCAGGAATATATTAAAGGTTATATCAATTTCTGGTTGTTTGATGATCCAAAACAAGCCAAACCGCACCTGCATGCCTTTAGCAGTTGGATGGATGACGCAGTATACAATTTTTACCTGACCAATCCGGATAAGGCATTCATAAAACAAGCACTGCCTGCACTCAATAATGATTATAACCAATGGGAAAAAGAACATCAGCTAGCCGATAAATTATACTGGCAGTTTGATGTAAAGGATGCGATGGAAGAATCCATCAGCGGGGGAAGAAAGGTTAAAAACATACGGCCTACCATCAATAGCTATATGTATGGCAACGCCAATGCATTAGCTAAAATGGCTACTCTTGTTGGTAATAATACCCTGCAAACAAAATATCAGCAAAAGGCAACGGAGCTTAAAAAGCTGGTGCAAGATAGTTTATGGGATGACAGCGCCAAGTTTTTCGAGGTAAGGAAACCCGATGGCAAATTTGCCAATGCACGCGAAGAGCTGGGTTTTATACCCTGGTATTTTAATTTGCCTGATGATAATGCAAAATATGCTGAACAATGGGATCAGCTAACGGATACCAAAGGCTTTGATGCTCCTTGGGGTATAACCACTGCTGAAAGACGCCACCCCTTATTCCGTACCCATGGGACAGGGCATGGCTGCGAGTGGGACGGTGCTGTATGGCCTTTCGCCACTACGCAAACGCTTAAGGCATTGGGTAATTTATTGACTAATTACACCAATCAAAATAACATGTCGGCCAAGGTGTTTTATGATGAATTTCACAAATACGCTATGTCGCATATAAAACGTGGCGTGCCTTATCTGGGTGAGTACCAAGATGAAAAGACTGGTTACTGGCTTAAAGGCGATAACCCACGGAGTAGCTATTATAACCACTCAGGCTTTTGCGATTTGGTGATAAATGATCTTGTGGGATTAAAGCCACGTGCTGATAATGTGCTGGAAGTTTTCCCACTGATACCACAGGATCAATGGGTCTGGTTTTGTTTGGACAATGTGGCGTATCATGGTCATATTATTGGTATTGTGTGGGATAAAACCGGTACAAAATACCATCATGGGGCCGGTTTCTTTATTTATGCTGATGGTAAGATCATATATCACGGTGCTGAATTAAAACACATAACCACTACATTAAAATCCTGA
- a CDS encoding zinc-binding alcohol dehydrogenase family protein has translation MNTLVCTTPGSFEYKFSDKPELMKNTAIIKIKRIGICGTDLHAFNGTQPYFTYPRILGHELSGELVEFDNTPGFSIGEAVTFIPYFNCGTCIACHSGKPNCCVNIKVCGVHIDGGMVEYLRVPSYSLVHGSGLSYDELALIEPLAIGAHGVRRADVKPGEFVLVMGAGPIGLGTMEFARIAGGKVIVIDVSDNRLEFCRHELNIEHTINPLKENAVEKVRAITNGDMASVVIDATGNLRAINDGINYLAHGGRYVLIGLQKEAFSFSHPEFHKRESTLMSSRNATRKDFEYVIDCMKKELIDAKTYITHRTSFSQVKDEFGAWLDPATGVIKAMVEAD, from the coding sequence ATGAACACTTTAGTTTGCACTACGCCGGGCAGCTTTGAATATAAATTCAGCGATAAACCGGAACTGATGAAAAATACCGCCATTATAAAAATTAAGCGTATTGGTATTTGCGGTACCGATCTGCATGCTTTTAACGGTACGCAGCCATATTTTACTTATCCCCGTATTTTAGGGCATGAGTTATCTGGCGAATTGGTAGAGTTTGATAATACACCCGGTTTTTCAATTGGTGAAGCGGTAACCTTTATCCCTTATTTTAATTGCGGTACCTGTATAGCCTGCCATAGTGGCAAGCCGAATTGCTGTGTTAATATAAAGGTTTGCGGTGTGCATATTGATGGCGGCATGGTGGAATATTTGCGTGTGCCATCGTACTCGCTGGTACATGGCTCAGGTTTAAGCTATGACGAACTGGCCTTAATAGAACCATTGGCTATAGGAGCTCACGGTGTGCGCCGGGCGGATGTAAAACCGGGCGAATTTGTTTTGGTAATGGGAGCGGGACCGATTGGTTTAGGAACCATGGAGTTTGCCCGCATAGCTGGTGGAAAGGTGATAGTAATAGATGTGAGCGATAATCGTTTAGAATTTTGCAGACATGAGTTAAACATCGAACATACCATAAACCCACTAAAAGAAAACGCTGTAGAAAAAGTAAGGGCAATTACCAACGGCGATATGGCAAGTGTGGTTATTGACGCTACAGGAAATTTAAGGGCCATAAATGACGGGATTAACTATTTAGCGCATGGCGGGCGCTATGTGCTGATTGGTTTACAGAAAGAGGCTTTTAGCTTTAGTCACCCGGAGTTTCATAAGCGGGAATCAACCCTGATGAGCAGTCGTAATGCCACCCGTAAGGACTTTGAATATGTGATTGATTGCATGAAAAAAGAATTGATTGATGCTAAAACATACATTACACACCGCACCAGCTTTAGCCAGGTAAAAGATGAATTTGGCGCATGGCTCGACCCGGCTACAGGTGTAATCAAAGCAATGGTTGAGGCTGATTGA
- a CDS encoding pectate lyase family protein, protein MKRKLIALSILMGALGSYETAQAQYPRVPPAMQKKSDSIYDIEKHRSDLAFEKAMPAIQKDEKNGKPYIPWAAKPSDLPQAKIPAFPGAEGGGMYSFGGRGGRVIEVTSLDDYGPGSLRDACEQGGARIVVFNVAGIIHLSQPISIRAPYITIEGQSAPGDGICIAGESVWVDTHDVVVRFVRFRRGATDVTRRDDAFGGNPIGNIMIDHVSGSWGLDEVMSMYRHVYNRQGSKGGDKLPTVNITMQNCMYAEGLDTYNHAFGSTLGGLNSTFIRNLWANNISRNPSVGMYGDFGFANNVIFNWWDRSADGGDNQSFFNFINNYYKPGPITDIKKPVGHRILKPESGRSPESRGKFGSVYANGNIMEGDEKVTKDNWDGGIQIGDMPDAGRYTDSIRVNKPFPMAPITLISAKQAYDYVLDNVGCFLPKRDPVDTRIINEVRTGKIVYVEGTDNSNGSKWVKHRLPDSSYKKGIITDIAQVGGYPEYKGTPYKDSDHDGMPDVYEIKHGLNPNNAADASLPAKNGGGYTNIEVYLNSLVPLNTVIPVGYKK, encoded by the coding sequence ATGAAGAGAAAACTCATTGCTTTATCCATCCTGATGGGTGCATTAGGCAGTTATGAAACAGCACAAGCGCAGTACCCGCGTGTACCACCTGCTATGCAGAAAAAATCAGATTCAATATATGACATAGAGAAGCACCGCTCCGATCTGGCATTTGAAAAAGCCATGCCCGCTATACAAAAGGACGAGAAAAACGGCAAGCCATATATCCCATGGGCTGCAAAGCCGTCTGATCTGCCACAGGCTAAAATACCGGCATTCCCGGGTGCTGAAGGCGGTGGCATGTATTCATTTGGTGGCCGTGGTGGCAGGGTAATAGAAGTAACCAGTCTGGATGATTATGGACCGGGCTCCTTACGCGATGCCTGCGAACAAGGTGGCGCCCGTATTGTGGTATTTAATGTTGCCGGTATAATACATTTGAGTCAGCCTATCAGCATCAGGGCACCTTATATCACCATTGAAGGGCAGAGCGCTCCCGGTGATGGTATTTGTATAGCCGGTGAATCTGTTTGGGTTGATACGCATGATGTTGTGGTTCGATTTGTACGCTTCCGCAGAGGTGCAACGGATGTTACCCGCCGCGATGATGCCTTTGGTGGTAACCCGATAGGGAATATCATGATTGATCACGTATCAGGCAGCTGGGGACTGGATGAGGTAATGTCGATGTATCGCCACGTGTATAATCGCCAGGGTAGCAAAGGCGGTGATAAGTTGCCAACCGTGAACATCACCATGCAAAACTGTATGTATGCTGAAGGGCTGGATACTTATAACCACGCGTTCGGGAGCACACTTGGAGGTTTGAACAGTACATTTATACGTAACCTTTGGGCAAATAACATCAGTCGTAATCCATCGGTAGGTATGTATGGTGATTTTGGTTTTGCCAATAACGTAATCTTCAACTGGTGGGATCGCAGCGCCGATGGCGGTGATAACCAGTCGTTTTTCAACTTCATCAACAATTATTATAAACCGGGCCCTATTACTGATATTAAGAAACCAGTTGGCCACCGTATATTGAAACCTGAATCAGGAAGATCTCCTGAAAGCAGAGGTAAGTTTGGTAGCGTTTACGCTAATGGTAATATAATGGAAGGCGATGAAAAGGTAACGAAAGATAACTGGGATGGTGGCATCCAAATTGGTGATATGCCTGATGCGGGAAGATATACCGACAGCATCCGGGTAAATAAACCTTTCCCGATGGCGCCGATAACACTTATCTCAGCCAAACAAGCTTATGATTATGTTTTGGATAATGTGGGCTGTTTCCTGCCAAAAAGAGATCCGGTTGATACACGCATTATTAACGAAGTACGAACAGGCAAAATAGTTTATGTCGAAGGCACCGATAACAGCAACGGCAGCAAATGGGTTAAACACCGCTTACCTGATTCATCCTACAAAAAAGGAATTATTACCGACATAGCACAAGTTGGTGGCTATCCTGAATATAAAGGAACACCTTACAAGGACTCTGACCACGACGGTATGCCCGATGTCTATGAAATTAAACATGGCCTTAACCCCAATAATGCCGCTGATGCATCACTACCTGCAAAAAATGGGGGTGGCTATACCAATATCGAAGTTTACCTGAACAGCCTGGTGCCGCTTAATACAGTAATACCTGTTGGCTATAAAAAATAA
- the fbp gene encoding class 1 fructose-bisphosphatase, which translates to MTAVRTLGQFIIERQNDFPYAKGELSRLLRDLAIAAKIVNREINKAGLVDILGEAGTTNVQGEGQKKLDVYANEQFIAALQSGGECCIVVSEENDEHIYIDSEISKDAKYIVAIDPLDGSSNIDVNVGVGTIFSIYRRKSTDGKATLDDVLQKGTEQVAAGYIIYGSSTMLVYTTGKGVNGFTLDPSIGEFCLSHPDMAIPKDGVIYSINEGYYTHFPDGVKKYIKYCQVEDKPTNRPYTSRYTGSMVADLHRNMIKGGIFIYPSTASSIKGKLRLVYECNPMAFIIEQAGGFASDGYKRILELDVKELHQRTPIFIGSENMVRKAEEFMASFSPQKTKKTFEGTVQIQ; encoded by the coding sequence ATGACAGCAGTTAGAACTTTAGGGCAATTTATTATTGAAAGGCAAAATGATTTTCCATATGCAAAAGGGGAGCTATCGAGATTATTACGGGACTTAGCCATTGCTGCGAAAATTGTAAACCGCGAGATTAATAAAGCAGGCCTGGTTGATATTTTGGGCGAAGCAGGCACCACTAATGTACAAGGTGAAGGGCAGAAGAAATTGGATGTATATGCTAACGAGCAATTCATAGCGGCCCTGCAAAGCGGCGGCGAATGTTGTATAGTAGTTTCAGAAGAAAATGATGAGCATATTTATATTGATTCAGAAATTTCAAAGGATGCCAAGTACATCGTGGCAATTGATCCTTTGGATGGTTCTTCAAACATTGATGTGAATGTTGGTGTAGGAACTATATTCTCCATATACCGCAGAAAATCAACTGATGGTAAGGCAACACTGGATGATGTTTTACAAAAAGGCACAGAGCAGGTTGCTGCCGGGTATATTATTTATGGTTCATCAACCATGCTGGTTTACACCACTGGTAAAGGCGTTAATGGCTTTACGCTTGATCCTTCAATAGGTGAGTTCTGCTTATCCCATCCGGATATGGCTATCCCTAAAGATGGTGTTATCTATTCAATTAACGAAGGTTACTATACCCATTTCCCAGATGGGGTAAAAAAGTATATAAAATACTGCCAGGTGGAGGATAAGCCAACCAACAGGCCATATACTTCGCGTTATACCGGCTCAATGGTAGCCGATCTGCACCGCAACATGATAAAGGGTGGTATATTTATTTACCCGAGCACAGCAAGTTCTATAAAAGGAAAACTGCGTTTGGTGTATGAATGTAACCCAATGGCTTTTATTATAGAGCAGGCGGGCGGTTTTGCATCTGATGGCTACAAAAGGATCTTAGAGCTTGATGTTAAAGAGCTTCACCAGCGCACCCCGATCTTTATTGGCTCTGAAAACATGGTGAGAAAAGCCGAAGAATTTATGGCCTCCTTTTCACCACAAAAAACGAAAAAAACATTTGAAGGAACTGTTCAAATACAATAA
- a CDS encoding iron-containing alcohol dehydrogenase, with the protein MIINNTQNLSINFPGKLVFGNGSLSGLPVEIIDAGCKNAFIVTIEPLLPALNDFIAQLTANNIVVSTSTAIVQEPSFSNFETLLSDAKIINPDIVIGIGGGSVLDIAKLIAAQIDNDQPLIEIVGIGLLKGRNIKLVCVPATSGTGSEVSPNAILVDDSDNQKKGIISPYLVPDIVYVDPLLTISVPPAITAATGLDALTHCLEAYTNRFAQPFIDIYALEGIRLIAANLVQAVKNGADENARYQVAMGSLLGGFCLGPVNTAGVHALSYPLGSTFHLAHGLSNALLLPYVMEYNMEASLSRYANVAIALGCKRGINDHETAKMGIEKVRSLIAECNVPAQLRDVDIPADAIPEMAKEALKIQRLLKNNPRHISEQDAIHIYNEAY; encoded by the coding sequence ATGATTATAAACAATACACAAAACCTTTCTATAAACTTTCCCGGCAAACTGGTATTCGGTAATGGCTCGCTTTCAGGGCTGCCCGTTGAAATCATCGATGCCGGCTGCAAAAATGCTTTTATTGTAACTATTGAACCGTTACTACCTGCATTAAATGACTTTATAGCGCAGTTAACCGCCAACAATATTGTGGTTTCCACCAGTACAGCCATAGTACAAGAACCGTCTTTCAGCAATTTTGAAACCTTACTATCCGATGCCAAAATCATTAATCCCGACATTGTTATAGGCATTGGCGGTGGCAGTGTGCTGGATATAGCCAAACTTATTGCCGCACAAATAGATAACGACCAACCCCTGATTGAAATAGTGGGCATCGGCCTTTTAAAAGGCCGTAACATAAAGCTGGTATGTGTACCTGCTACATCAGGCACAGGCAGCGAGGTTTCGCCAAATGCTATTTTGGTTGATGACAGCGATAATCAGAAAAAGGGCATCATCAGTCCATACCTGGTTCCGGATATTGTGTATGTAGATCCTTTATTAACCATCAGCGTTCCACCTGCTATCACAGCGGCTACAGGGCTTGATGCCCTAACCCATTGCCTTGAAGCATATACCAACAGGTTTGCACAACCATTTATTGATATATACGCACTTGAAGGTATACGACTTATTGCTGCCAACCTGGTGCAAGCTGTAAAAAATGGTGCAGATGAAAACGCGCGTTACCAGGTTGCTATGGGCAGTTTATTGGGTGGCTTTTGTCTGGGGCCGGTTAATACAGCAGGTGTACATGCATTATCATACCCACTGGGCAGTACTTTTCATTTGGCGCATGGCCTCTCAAATGCATTGCTATTGCCTTATGTTATGGAATATAACATGGAGGCCTCGCTTAGCCGTTATGCCAATGTAGCCATTGCATTGGGCTGCAAAAGAGGCATAAACGACCACGAAACGGCAAAAATGGGCATAGAGAAAGTACGATCGTTGATTGCGGAGTGCAACGTACCGGCACAATTGCGGGATGTTGATATTCCTGCGGATGCCATACCCGAAATGGCTAAAGAAGCTTTAAAAATACAGCGGCTTTTAAAGAATAACCCCCGCCATATAAGCGAACAAGATGCTATACACATTTACAATGAAGCATACTAA
- a CDS encoding dihydrodipicolinate synthase family protein: MNNKQKFKGIVVPAVTPLTKDFKLDITALEKMFHNFHKHNVMPFVNGTTGESASLPFKLKKDYVIAASKIKYPGDMLYFGISANCLEESVTLAKIGFDHGVDAVAATLPSYYNLSDSQMIRYFEQLAEQVPGPIIIYNIPVTTRMSIPLYVIDELSAHERVIGTKDSERSDERLKESIKLWSAREDFCHFLGWAPKSTEALIDGSDGLIPSTGNICPHIYEEMYKAVKNGDNERAYKFQKLSDMMGDVYQKGKLLGESLWALKVCMHELELCEEFVMPPLYPLNDEERNKTLKHFRHNMEKENLLLKNSTNV, encoded by the coding sequence ATGAACAATAAACAAAAATTTAAAGGTATTGTAGTTCCGGCTGTTACCCCACTTACTAAAGATTTTAAGCTGGATATTACTGCGCTTGAGAAAATGTTCCATAATTTTCACAAGCATAATGTTATGCCTTTTGTAAATGGCACAACCGGCGAATCCGCTTCATTACCTTTCAAACTAAAAAAAGACTACGTAATAGCTGCAAGCAAAATAAAATATCCGGGCGATATGCTATACTTCGGCATTTCAGCCAATTGTTTGGAAGAATCAGTAACACTGGCCAAAATTGGTTTCGACCATGGTGTTGATGCCGTAGCAGCTACCCTGCCCTCCTATTACAATCTATCGGACAGCCAAATGATACGGTATTTTGAGCAACTGGCTGAACAGGTTCCAGGGCCTATTATCATATACAATATTCCGGTCACCACAAGAATGTCAATCCCGCTGTATGTGATTGATGAATTAAGCGCTCATGAAAGGGTCATCGGCACAAAAGATTCAGAACGCAGCGATGAACGACTAAAGGAATCAATCAAATTATGGTCGGCGCGTGAAGATTTTTGTCACTTTTTGGGATGGGCACCAAAATCAACCGAAGCCCTGATAGATGGCAGCGATGGACTGATACCAAGCACCGGAAATATATGCCCGCATATTTATGAAGAGATGTATAAAGCAGTTAAAAATGGTGATAATGAACGAGCCTATAAGTTCCAGAAATTATCAGATATGATGGGCGATGTATATCAGAAAGGTAAGCTGCTGGGAGAGTCGTTATGGGCCTTAAAGGTATGTATGCATGAACTGGAACTTTGCGAAGAATTTGTTATGCCACCGCTCTACCCGTTAAACGACGAGGAAAGAAATAAAACACTTAAACACTTTCGCCATAACATGGAGAAGGAAAATTTACTGCTAAAAAACAGTACAAATGTTTGA
- the pdxA gene encoding 4-hydroxythreonine-4-phosphate dehydrogenase PdxA — protein sequence MFDKPIIGITMGDPASIGPEIAVKALLNKEVYDICKPILVGDADVFNDIIKRLHLDAKINPIQNVEEAKFEFGNIDVYDLQNVKMNKLVFGEVSAMAGNAAFGAVKKVIDLAMMGDIDATVTGPINKKSINEAGHHFAGHTEIYAHFTNTRKYAMLLVEDNLKVIHVSTHVSLRQACDLVKKDRILEVIELLYNGLISLGETNLKIGIAGLNPHAGDSGLFGTEDAEEILPAVQEALLRGYNVDGPIPPDTMFAKAATGAYGGVVAMYHDQGHIPFKLSGFQWDAEKKQMASVKGVNITLGLPIIRTSVDHGTAFEIAGKGIASADAMLLAIESAVQLSRYRKQIIV from the coding sequence ATGTTTGATAAACCAATTATAGGAATAACCATGGGCGATCCGGCGAGTATCGGGCCCGAGATAGCTGTTAAAGCATTACTCAATAAAGAAGTATATGACATTTGTAAACCCATACTTGTAGGTGATGCCGATGTATTTAATGATATTATTAAACGCCTGCATTTAGATGCGAAGATCAACCCTATCCAAAACGTTGAGGAAGCGAAATTTGAATTCGGCAATATAGATGTTTACGATCTGCAAAACGTAAAAATGAACAAGCTGGTGTTTGGCGAGGTATCGGCCATGGCAGGTAATGCGGCTTTCGGTGCGGTAAAAAAGGTGATAGATCTGGCTATGATGGGCGATATTGATGCTACCGTTACCGGACCTATCAACAAAAAATCAATTAACGAAGCAGGACACCACTTTGCAGGGCATACCGAGATATACGCGCACTTTACCAATACCCGTAAATACGCTATGCTATTGGTTGAAGACAATTTAAAGGTGATACACGTTTCAACCCATGTATCATTAAGGCAGGCCTGCGATCTGGTAAAAAAGGATCGAATATTGGAAGTTATTGAACTGCTATACAATGGACTCATCAGCCTGGGTGAAACCAACCTTAAAATTGGCATTGCGGGCCTTAACCCCCATGCCGGCGACAGTGGTTTATTCGGCACTGAAGATGCTGAGGAAATTTTACCGGCTGTTCAGGAAGCGTTATTACGCGGCTATAATGTTGACGGACCTATCCCACCGGATACCATGTTTGCAAAAGCGGCAACCGGCGCTTACGGCGGCGTTGTAGCCATGTACCATGATCAGGGGCATATACCGTTTAAACTTTCGGGCTTTCAGTGGGATGCTGAGAAGAAGCAAATGGCAAGCGTTAAAGGGGTGAATATTACGCTGGGGTTGCCGATCATACGTACCTCCGTTGACCATGGCACCGCATTTGAAATTGCAGGCAAAGGTATTGCCAGCGCAGATGCTATGTTGCTGGCCATTGAATCTGCCGTGCAGTTGAGCAGGTACAGGAAACAAATCATAGTTTAA
- a CDS encoding four-carbon acid sugar kinase family protein, with the protein MIVVIADDLTGAAELGGIGLRYDLTVEIITAVNTGSKADLLIIATDTRSMPEEQALKEMETVTEKLKEINPDTIFKKVDSVLRGHVVSEIKVHLQKLGLGKALLVPANPAFGRTISNGRYFIKDKPIHLTSFAHDPEFAITSSRVQHMLRVDEKEIHLRGITDQLPDYGILIGECGTTDDLHYWASKADENTLLAGGSGFFIALLESLKLNAQIEADVSVTELTYPALFVCGSTHDESRQSIKKIKENSGSVSYMPCDIIKAENPVDSLFEIWADEIVHLLNSHKKAIIAIDEYATKGITITAADLRNKKAKVVARVFQKIAIKELLVEGGSTGAAIINRLKFNSFSPVKELGPGVIKMKVDAIDDLFLTLKPGSYNWPSFVWNF; encoded by the coding sequence ATGATTGTTGTTATTGCTGATGATTTAACGGGGGCTGCTGAACTTGGCGGAATAGGGCTAAGATATGATCTGACAGTAGAAATAATTACTGCCGTTAACACCGGATCAAAAGCCGATCTGTTGATCATTGCAACTGACACCCGTTCAATGCCCGAAGAGCAGGCTCTGAAAGAAATGGAAACAGTAACGGAAAAGCTAAAAGAGATTAATCCTGATACTATTTTCAAGAAGGTTGACTCTGTATTACGCGGACATGTGGTAAGTGAAATCAAAGTGCATTTACAAAAACTTGGGTTGGGGAAAGCATTATTAGTTCCCGCAAATCCTGCCTTTGGCCGAACAATAAGCAACGGCAGATATTTTATAAAAGACAAGCCTATTCATTTAACCAGCTTTGCACATGACCCCGAATTTGCAATTACCAGCAGCCGGGTGCAGCATATGCTAAGAGTTGATGAAAAGGAAATACACCTGCGTGGTATAACCGATCAATTACCTGATTATGGCATCCTGATAGGCGAATGCGGCACAACCGATGACTTGCATTACTGGGCAAGCAAAGCAGATGAAAATACTTTACTGGCCGGTGGCTCAGGGTTTTTCATTGCCTTACTTGAATCGTTAAAATTGAACGCACAAATTGAAGCAGATGTCAGCGTCACTGAACTCACCTACCCTGCATTATTTGTATGTGGCAGCACACATGATGAAAGCCGACAATCGATAAAAAAAATAAAAGAAAACAGCGGGTCGGTAAGTTATATGCCATGCGATATTATCAAAGCAGAGAACCCAGTTGACAGCCTTTTTGAAATTTGGGCCGATGAAATAGTTCACTTACTAAATAGCCATAAAAAAGCTATTATTGCCATTGATGAATACGCTACAAAGGGTATTACAATAACCGCCGCCGATTTACGTAATAAAAAGGCAAAAGTTGTTGCCAGGGTATTCCAGAAAATAGCTATAAAAGAACTTTTAGTAGAAGGCGGCTCAACAGGCGCAGCAATTATAAACCGATTAAAATTTAACAGTTTTTCCCCCGTAAAGGAACTTGGACCCGGTGTAATAAAAATGAAAGTTGATGCAATTGACGATCTTTTTCTAACATTAAAACCAGGCAGCTATAACTGGCCATCCTTTGTCTGGAATTTCTGA